From the genome of Modestobacter marinus:
CGTAGAGCCGGGTGGTGCGGGGGTCGCGGTGGCCCATGGAATCCTGGACGTCGCGGAGTGCAACACCGGCGTCGAGGGCGGTGGTGGCGTAGGTGTGCCGGGCGGAGTGTGGGCTGATCCGGTCGGGGGCGGCGATGCCGGCGTCGGTGGCCAGGCGGCGGAGCAGTCGCCAGGCGGCCGTGCGGTCCAGCGTCCCTACCTGACCTGCCAGGCCGGTGGGCTGGTGCTGGTGCCGCACGACGCGGAGGCGGTGGCGCGGCTGGTGGAGGTCGCGGAGACCGCCTACCGGGTGGCGGGTGCGCTGTGGCCGGTCGAGGCGTCGATGGCTGCGCAGGCCGAGGCCGATGAGCTGGCCGAGCGGCGGGTGCGCGAGCGCGCTGGGCGATGACCGTGGCCGGGGGCCGCCGCGTGGCGGTTGCCGGTTCGCGCCGATGGTGCTGCTCGCCGCCTCGCCGGTGGCGTGCTGTGCCGTCCTGGCCCAAGGGCTGGCCGCGGTGGTCGCACCGGGGTTCGACTCCTCTGGGCAGCGCGCACGGTGACGGGGGGTCCGTCGCCGGGAGAGGCAGACATGGGCACCCGTTACGAGTTCGCCGCAGCCAGCACTGCGACGGTGGAGCTGTGGTCCTCGGCCGAGGTGGCCGAGCAGACCGGTGAGGAGCTTCCTGCCGACCAGGTGGCTCTGACCCTCGCTGGGGACGAGGCGACCGTGCTGGTCGGCACGCCGGGGGAGCTGCGGGCACTGGTCGAGAAGATCGCCAGCGCTGTGGCTGAGAAGCCCTGCGAGCTGCGCATCCTGATCCCGGGGGAGGTCGACGAGTTCCTGACGTGCCCGCACTGCGGCAGCGAGCGCAGTCGGACTCGGCCCGACTCTTACCGACTCGCAACGAGCCCCCTTGTGATCACGCAGTAGAAGCCTGTACACAGGCTGCGCGCGCCGGATACCCGATCTCGAATGGTTCGCACGGCGGGCGCACGGAGCGGGGGGCTGGCGATTTTTGATTCTTCACTGACAGTTCGTGCGGGCCTACGCCTGGCTGTTCTCTGGGTCATGCCTGAGCGCACTCATTGCCTAGTGTCATGCCATAGTTAGGGAAGCCAACGGCTTTTGGTTATGCAACGAAAGCAGATTTTTTTCGTACGTGTCGGCCTGCTGGCCGCGGTGGCGGTCGCCGTACTAGCGGCGTGCGGCGTGAGCCTGTCTTCTGGCGCATCGGACGACCGGCCGGACTTCGCCACCATTCAGACAGCTGCCGAAAGCCTGCCCGCTCCTACCGACGCGCGACGCTACCCCGAGCGGGACGAACTGCGGCGCGATGACTCATGTCTCGATGCGGCTTGCCCATTCGTCAGGCGGGCGTACCTCGCTCCGATACCGGCCGGGCAAGTGACCGCCTTCGCCGAAAAAATCGTCACGACCGCCGGGTACGAGTTGCTTCGAGCGACGGATCCAGATTGCGACCCGGAACGCTTGACCTGCTTCGCGCGCGCCCGTGCCGGCGGCATCGAGGTTGCTGCCTCTGTGCTCCCTTTGGGTGCTGTGTCCCAGCCCGAAGAGGCCGCCCCGGCCGGTCACGTCTGGCGACTGGTCTACCTCGACGCGCACGCCCAGTAGACCTGCCCACCGTTCCGCTCATCCAGTCGCCGGGAGGCCCCGTGAAAATTCAGCGTTCCTTTGCGCTACTTGCGACCAGTACGCTCATATTCGGGGCGCTGGCGGCAACCGCAGGTTCGTCTATGGCGGCGACGCCCGGCTGTCAGCAGATTCTGTCAATCTTCGCGCGCGGCTCCGGTCAGCCGCTCAACTTCCGAGAGGCGCCCGCCTTCGCCGCCATCGTCGACCGCAACATTGCGGACGGCGTGCGCTTCGAAAGCCTCGAACTCGGCGATCTCGACGCCAACGGCGTCGTCGACGAGAGCGATTACCCGGCGAACGACAAGGACGAGTGGTTCGGCCCGACTTCAGTCTGGGATCCGAACAGCGACCTGATCGTGGGCAAGTACAACGCGAGCCGGCAGGCGGGGACCGACGAGCTGGTCACGTTCCTCAATGCGCGAGTAGCCGCATGCCCCGGTGAGGTGTACGTCCTTGGTGGCTATTCGCAGGGCGCTGATGCGGTCGGTGCAGCCTTGCCTGGCCTCAGCAGTGCGGCCCGGGCGGCAATCGGCTACATCGCGCTCTTCGGCGACCCAGAGTTCAACCCCTTCGGCGCCTGGGCGCGCGGAGACTTCCCGTGGTACACCGTCGGCGGCGTCTTCGGGCCGAGGGTGCCTTACATCCCGGGTGACCTCGCCGGCAGGGTCGGCAGTTGGTGTGACAAGAGCGACGGCATTTGCCAGGGCAACCCGCTTAACCTGAACAATGCTGCGCACGGGCAGTACCCAGACTTCGAGATGCAGCAGGCGGCGAATGAAATCGCCATCACGCTGCGCGCCATCCGCCCGGAACTGCGCGACGACCTGACGGTCACGCCGATCCCGATCAGCCTGCGGCCGACGCAGAACGTCGACGTGACCTTCGTCGTCGATACGACCGGCAGCATGGGCGACGACATCGACGCCGCCCAGACCTCGATCACTGCGGTCACCGACGCCTTGTTCGGCGTTGCGGCCTCGCCGCGCGTCGCCTTGGTCAACTACAAAGATCTCGGAGACCCGTACCAGGCGCGGGTTGACGCCCCCTTCACGGCCGACCGGGCGGCGTTCGCCGCGGCGGTCAACACGCTCGGAGCGAGCGGTGGTGGCGACTACCCGGAGTCGGTGTACTCCGGGCTCATGACCTCCTTTGGCCTCGACTGGCGACCCGGCGCCCTGAAGTTGGCGATTGTCATCGGCGACGCCCCGGCGCACAACCCGGAGCCTGGAACGGGCTACACGCTCGAGCAGGTATTGCGGACGGCCTTCGAGCTCGACCCAGTGGTAATCAACCCCATCGTGGTCGGCGGCGAAGCGACGGCGGTGGCGAGCTTCACAGAACTGGCTGACGGCTCTGGCGGCCAGGTCTTCGATGCTGCCAATGCCGGCGAAGTGGTTACCGCCATCGAGGCCGCCGTCGAAGGCTTCTCATCGGCGCCGGTTGCCCAGGCGGGCGGGCCGTATGTGGCCGCGCCGGGCGACGAGCTCACCTTCACCGGTGCCGGATCCTTCGATCCGGCCGGCGCCATCGTTGAGTACGCCTGGGACTTCGACGCGGACGGGGTCGTCGACCAGAGAGGCGACTCGCCGGTCGTCTCCCACACCTACCCGCAGCCGTTCACCGGCCTGGCCTCGTTGACGGTGACGAACGTCGACGGGCGGACCAACACGGCGACCGCTGAGGTGACGGTGGCGCCGGGACAGCAGCGGCCGCAGCCGCCGGCGGCGCCGACGGGAGTCCAGGCAGTTGACGCCGGTGGCGGCACGGTGACGCTCAGCTGGCAGCCGCCGGCAAACGCCGGGGACAGCCCAATCGGAGGCTTCCGGGTGTCCCGCAGTGACGGCGTCTTGCTCGGCGTCACGCCGGCCGACCAGCTGACGCTGGACATCGCCGAGGTGCCGACCGACGCGGACGTCAGCTTCCAGGTTCGAGCTGTCAATGAGTTCGGCCTGAGTGAGCCGGCCACCAGCAATACACTGCGGCCATCACCCGGCGGCCCGGTGGCGCCGGCGGTCGACATCAAGCCAGGCTCGGCGGACAACCCGATCAATCTGCGCAGCCGCGGCGTGATTCCGGTGGCCCTGCTGTCGGCGGACGGCTTCGAAGCCACCGCCGTCGACTACCGCACGCTGTGCTTCGGCGATGCCGAGGCGCCAGCCGAGCGTGACTGCGGGGAGAGCCATGGCCGGGGTCACGTCGAGGACGCCAACAGTGACGGCCGGCCTGACTTGGTGCTGCACTTCAACACCCAGCAGACCGGCATCGACCGCGGTGACAGCCGGGCCTGCGTGAACGGCCGGCTGCCGGGCGGGGACGTCTTCGAGGCCTGCGACGTCGTGCGCGTGCGCTAACTGCGCGCCGGGGCGGGGTGGGCGGGGCAGTATGTCCCCGGCACCCCGCTCCGGGCTGGTTTAGGTGGGGGACGCCCAGGTCAGTTCAAATCGCCGGGGATTGGCTCGTGGGCCGCTGGTCGGCCCGACGTGCCGCAGTCGCAGGTCGGCAAACAGCACCGCCAGAATCACGCCCGGCGGCCTACCGAGTCGCGTCCTGATGTTCACCCACGGCCAGATGAAAGATCCGGGCTAACAGCATCCGAGGCGACAAGCGGCTGCCCAAGCGTCGTGCGGCCGCAGCTGACTGAGCTCTTGGCCTCAGGGCAGGTCGGTGATGGTTATGCAGGCCCGGTTGGCGGCCACGCAAACCGCGGTCAGGCGATCGCCGGCGCCCAGGGTGAGCGGCACGCTGTCGGGGGCGGCGGTGAGTTCCTCGAGCTGGGCACGGTCACCGAAGAGGACGACGGCGGTGCTGGTGTTGTGCCGCCGGGAGACCCACCGGAGCCCGTCGGGCTGCGTCGGGTGGTCGTGCAGCGCCTGGGCCCAGGCCGCGGTGGCGCGGTAGCTGGGGGGGTGAGATCC
Proteins encoded in this window:
- a CDS encoding site-specific integrase, which produces MRHQHQPTGLAGQVGTLDRTAAWRLLRRLATDAGIAAPDRISPHSARHTYATTALDAGVALRDVQDSMGHRDPRTTRLYDRTRGNLSRNATYAVAAALADD
- a CDS encoding cutinase family protein — encoded protein: MAATPGCQQILSIFARGSGQPLNFREAPAFAAIVDRNIADGVRFESLELGDLDANGVVDESDYPANDKDEWFGPTSVWDPNSDLIVGKYNASRQAGTDELVTFLNARVAACPGEVYVLGGYSQGADAVGAALPGLSSAARAAIGYIALFGDPEFNPFGAWARGDFPWYTVGGVFGPRVPYIPGDLAGRVGSWCDKSDGICQGNPLNLNNAAHGQYPDFEMQQAANEIAITLRAIRPELRDDLTVTPIPISLRPTQNVDVTFVVDTTGSMGDDIDAAQTSITAVTDALFGVAASPRVALVNYKDLGDPYQARVDAPFTADRAAFAAAVNTLGASGGGDYPESVYSGLMTSFGLDWRPGALKLAIVIGDAPAHNPEPGTGYTLEQVLRTAFELDPVVINPIVVGGEATAVASFTELADGSGGQVFDAANAGEVVTAIEAAVEGFSSAPVAQAGGPYVAAPGDELTFTGAGSFDPAGAIVEYAWDFDADGVVDQRGDSPVVSHTYPQPFTGLASLTVTNVDGRTNTATAEVTVAPGQQRPQPPAAPTGVQAVDAGGGTVTLSWQPPANAGDSPIGGFRVSRSDGVLLGVTPADQLTLDIAEVPTDADVSFQVRAVNEFGLSEPATSNTLRPSPGGPVAPAVDIKPGSADNPINLRSRGVIPVALLSADGFEATAVDYRTLCFGDAEAPAERDCGESHGRGHVEDANSDGRPDLVLHFNTQQTGIDRGDSRACVNGRLPGGDVFEACDVVRVR